The Medicago truncatula cultivar Jemalong A17 chromosome 4, MtrunA17r5.0-ANR, whole genome shotgun sequence genome includes a region encoding these proteins:
- the LOC25494366 gene encoding zinc-finger homeodomain protein 3 codes for MELSSSQDGEIPINHNNNNNNNNNNYGTNGHGHHMIHHHHVHEHPPHPLPLHHNHSNIIISSSSSAAVVAVVPQNPSVNGTTTPMQAAAVSTGVELDHDHSSYKKSSSVVVRYRECLKNHAAAMGGNATDGCGEFMPSGEQGTIEALNCSACHCHRNFHRKEVQGETEDQENYHHHSAFNFNFNRQQHHHSMRKFMLPLPDQALGLGYHHHHSTPNTASAAATGNNNNILPSRAVAPPHGHGHIIMPFNYNIPSESDEQEEAAGRLHMHHHHHQQQQQQEVVMKKRFRTKFTQEQKEKMLNFAEKVGWKFQKQEESVVQQFCQEIGVKRRVLKVWMHNNKHNLAKKQLQHEHTTASANANHLPTP; via the coding sequence ATGGAACTTTCCAGCAGCCAAGATGGAGAAATCCCAATAAaccacaataataataataataataataataataattatggtACTAATGGACATGGTCATCACATGATTCACCATCATCATGTTCATGAACACCCTCCTCATCCTCTTCCACTACACCACAACCACAGTAATATCATtatatcatcatcttcttcagcCGCAGTAGTGGCAGTAGTACCCCAAAACCCTTCAGTTAATGGCACAACCACCCCTATGCAAGCAGCAGCTGTTAGTACTGGTGTGGAATTAGATCATGATCATTCCTCCTACAAGAAATCGTCATCAGTTGTTGTGAGGTACAGAGAATGCCTAAAGAACCATGCAGCTGCAATGGGAGGGAATGCTACAGATGGCTGTGGTGAGTTCATGCCCAGTGGTGAACAAGGAACCATTGAAGCACTCAACTGCTCTGCCTGCCATTGTCACAGAAACTTCCACAGAAAAGAAGTCCAAGGTGAGACTGAGGATCAGGAGAACTACCACCATCACTCAGCcttcaacttcaacttcaacAGACAGCAGCACCACCACAGCATGAGGAAATTCATGTTACCTCTTCCTGATCAGGCTCTTGGTCTTGgctaccaccaccaccactctACTCCTAATACAGCATCAGCAGCAGCAACaggtaacaacaacaacattcttCCTTCTAGAGCTGTAGCGCCACCTCATGGACATGGCCACATCATCATGCCATTCAACTACAACATACCTTCTGAATCTGATGAACAAGAAGAGGCAGCAGGTAGACTACAtatgcatcatcatcatcatcaacagcagcagcagcaggaGGTAGTGATGAAGAAAAGGTTCAGGACAAAATTCACACAGGAACAGAAGGAGAAAATGTTGAACTTTGCTGAGAAAGTTGGATGGAAATTTCAAAAGCAAGAGGAATCTGTGGTGCAACAGTTCTGCCAAGAGATTGGTGTGAAAAGAAGAGTGCTAAAAGTTTGGATGCATAACAATAAACACAATCTCGCCAAAAAACAACTTCAACATGAACATACTACTGCTAGTGCTAATGCTAATCATCTCCCAACTCCATAA